One genomic segment of Hymenobacter psoromatis includes these proteins:
- a CDS encoding MFS transporter, which translates to MLATPPQTTLQRWQWRTAASLFAGYSAYYLCRSNLAVAAPLLIREFGSRGLNKEVLGQIASVGVLFYAAGKVVNGVLGDLLGGRKIFLLGIVGSVAATVVFGLGQGVGVFFAAWAANRLVQSMGWAGLVKTTANWFSYRAYGRIMGILSLSYLVGDIVAKLALGQLLALGVGWRGLFLAAAGTLAAVALSNWRSLHESPAEVGLAVPPASPVSLFAGPDAATGRPASLGQLLGPYFRSPAFLLLLALSFGFTALREAFSFWVPTYLVEAAHLSESAASQYSALYSVFGMVSILGAGYLSDAWLRGQRGPLLLAACLGLVPVLLAMSRPATGSLGPLVLTSLVGLLLLGPYSFLAGAMSLDAGGQQGAATASGLVDAVGYAGGTGALWLTGALAQRQGWGHAFLALAGLAVVTAGAALVFYLTQERRPVVTASIPLA; encoded by the coding sequence ATGCTCGCTACCCCGCCCCAAACCACCTTGCAGCGCTGGCAGTGGCGCACGGCGGCCAGCTTATTTGCCGGCTACAGCGCGTATTACCTGTGCCGCTCCAACCTGGCAGTGGCCGCGCCGCTGCTCATCCGCGAATTTGGCAGCCGGGGGCTGAACAAGGAGGTGCTGGGCCAGATTGCCTCGGTAGGCGTGCTATTTTACGCGGCGGGCAAGGTAGTGAATGGCGTGCTGGGCGACTTGCTGGGGGGTAGGAAGATTTTTCTGCTGGGCATAGTGGGCTCGGTGGCCGCCACGGTGGTGTTCGGGCTGGGGCAGGGGGTAGGGGTATTTTTCGCGGCGTGGGCCGCTAACCGGCTGGTGCAGTCAATGGGCTGGGCCGGGCTGGTGAAAACGACAGCCAACTGGTTTTCGTACCGCGCCTACGGCCGCATCATGGGCATTTTGAGCTTGAGCTACCTGGTGGGCGACATCGTGGCCAAGCTGGCGCTGGGGCAGCTGCTGGCCCTGGGCGTGGGCTGGCGCGGGCTCTTTCTGGCGGCGGCGGGCACGCTGGCGGCCGTGGCGCTCAGTAACTGGCGCAGCCTGCACGAAAGCCCGGCCGAGGTGGGGCTGGCAGTACCGCCGGCCAGCCCGGTCAGCTTGTTTGCCGGCCCCGACGCGGCCACTGGGCGGCCCGCTTCGCTGGGCCAGCTGCTGGGGCCTTATTTCCGCAGCCCGGCTTTTCTGCTGCTACTGGCGCTCTCGTTTGGTTTCACGGCGTTGCGCGAGGCGTTTAGCTTCTGGGTGCCGACCTATTTGGTGGAGGCAGCGCACTTATCGGAAAGCGCGGCTTCGCAGTACAGCGCGCTCTACTCAGTTTTTGGGATGGTATCGATACTAGGCGCGGGCTACCTCTCCGATGCCTGGCTGCGGGGGCAGCGCGGGCCGCTACTACTGGCCGCCTGCCTGGGGCTGGTGCCGGTGCTGCTGGCCATGAGCCGCCCCGCCACCGGCAGCCTGGGGCCGCTGGTGCTCACCTCGCTGGTGGGGCTGTTGCTGCTGGGGCCGTATTCGTTTCTGGCCGGGGCCATGTCGCTTGATGCGGGCGGGCAGCAGGGCGCGGCCACGGCCTCGGGCCTGGTGGATGCCGTGGGCTATGCCGGCGGTACGGGCGCGCTCTGGCTCACGGGCGCGCTAGCCCAGCGCCAGGGCTGGGGCCACGCCTTTCTGGCGCTGGCCGGGCTAGCGGTAGTCACGGCCGGCGCGGCCCTGGTTTTCTACCTCACCCAAGAGCGCCGGCCGGTAGTCACGGCCAGCATACCCTTAGCCTAA
- a CDS encoding HD domain-containing protein, whose amino-acid sequence MEITTAKQRAIVAEIFKLYQVHGDADYIGEPVSQLGHMWQAAALAQAAGADDEVVLAAFFHDLGHLCAAAGAPSMAGFGAVDHERLGADYLRARGFSARLARLVESHVQAKRYLTHKYPSYLAQLSGASRATLAFQGGVMSAAEAAAFEQDPDADIMLQLRQWDEQAKVADQPVGSLDFLKKLTLKHLQEPKNN is encoded by the coding sequence ATGGAAATAACAACTGCTAAGCAACGGGCTATCGTAGCCGAAATTTTTAAGCTTTACCAGGTTCATGGCGACGCCGACTACATCGGCGAGCCGGTGTCGCAGCTGGGCCACATGTGGCAGGCGGCGGCACTGGCCCAGGCGGCGGGGGCCGACGACGAGGTGGTGCTGGCTGCCTTTTTCCACGACCTGGGCCACCTCTGCGCCGCGGCCGGAGCGCCCTCGATGGCTGGCTTCGGGGCGGTGGACCACGAGCGGCTGGGAGCCGACTACCTGCGGGCGCGGGGCTTCTCGGCACGGCTGGCGCGGCTGGTGGAGAGCCACGTGCAGGCCAAGCGCTACCTCACGCATAAGTACCCCAGCTACCTGGCCCAATTGTCGGGGGCCAGCCGGGCCACGCTGGCTTTTCAGGGCGGGGTGATGAGCGCGGCCGAGGCCGCCGCCTTTGAGCAGGACCCCGACGCCGACATCATGCTGCAACTGCGGCAGTGGGATGAGCAGGCCAAGGTGGCCGACCAGCCGGTGGGTAGTCTGGACTTTTTGAAAAAACTGACTTTAAAGCATTTGCAAGAGCCAAAAAATAACTAA
- a CDS encoding SusC/RagA family TonB-linked outer membrane protein, whose translation MTKFYHQLNLAWLLLLLSLVPKLALAQAATIGGLVTDDTKQPLPGVTVLVQGTTNGTTTSSDGRFIIQAKPSDVLEFRLIGSATRLVPVAGQKELTVTLQTDLKALDEVVVTALGVKKEVRKIGYAVQEVSGAAITQARDPNPISGLTGKVAGLSVGPSAELLRAPNVLLRGNSLSLYVVDGFPIDTDTWNISPDDIETYTVLKGPAAAALYGNRAQNGAILITTKKGNQNKKGFTVEVNSSNVINNSFLTFPRLQNSYGPGENTFYTFVDGKGGAPGGVDGDYDVWGPYFNGQLIPQYDSPVVNGVRQGTPWLARGADNLKHFLRTGFQTNNNIALSASGDNYTTRFSVSQQKQNSYIPNNYLNIVNFNLYGSFNPSPRFKIEANLDFNRQFTDNIPDVDYGPNSLLYNVAVWTGADWDVNAPDIKGIWQPGKVGTQSVFAEYQRYHNPWLMVEKWTRGHYKNDTYGYLTGNYKIDEHLNLTLRTQISTYNLLRTEKMPFSAHPYGREGNLGDYREDRRNLFDNNAETFLSYNYQVGSFLSLSGLVGANARNMTYNSNWTSTDYLNVPEVYSFSNSLNPVQSSSFNSQMRVLSAYYSLDASLGKYATISATGRVDRSSAFQVPTTYFYPSVSVAAVISDYVKLPTAISFLKLRGSYANVRADATSATIGPAPFNSITAFGGTTGNSLFTNPLGYGNTYNSPYNGPDYSLTSSYSVSKPYNNQAAGYGSDNLFAQNLKTTTRVNYEQGLDVKFLQNRLGLSATAFQYLDGPRILPNTISTATGYTTEYINALKTKKTGYEVSLTGTPVRSPSGFSWDVLVNYATYKEVYDELPAGQDSYQTFFAKGDRTDKFYGTAFVRAPDGQIVNDAAGKPLTNPVLQNLGNLNNKFTWSFFNDFHYKSVGLNFQFDGAVGGVTTDYMFNKTMRGGRNALTAEGALGDARYLDWQNYGVKNYTGSYVGEGVVISNGASINYDSKTGAILNPEALQFSPNTTRAFVQDYVSKYYNVQESNLMSKTFGKLRQVIVSYDLPGSLLAGTFIQKVSVSLIGRNLLYFYGDKRFKDVDLDQYNGAVAVTGLQSPTVRSYGLNLKATF comes from the coding sequence ATGACCAAATTTTACCACCAACTTAACCTGGCCTGGCTACTGCTGCTGCTGAGCCTGGTGCCGAAGCTCGCGCTGGCCCAGGCGGCCACTATCGGCGGCCTTGTCACCGACGACACCAAGCAGCCCCTACCCGGCGTGACGGTGCTGGTGCAGGGCACCACCAACGGCACCACCACCAGCTCGGATGGCCGCTTTATCATCCAGGCCAAGCCCAGCGACGTGCTGGAGTTTCGCCTCATTGGCTCCGCTACGCGGCTGGTGCCGGTGGCTGGCCAGAAGGAGCTGACCGTGACGCTACAAACCGACCTCAAGGCGCTGGATGAGGTGGTAGTGACGGCGCTGGGCGTGAAGAAAGAAGTGCGCAAAATTGGCTACGCGGTGCAGGAAGTGAGCGGCGCGGCCATTACGCAGGCCCGCGACCCCAACCCTATTTCGGGCCTTACCGGCAAGGTGGCGGGCCTGAGCGTGGGGCCATCGGCCGAGCTGCTGCGCGCGCCCAACGTGCTGCTGCGCGGCAACTCGCTCTCCCTTTATGTGGTGGATGGCTTCCCGATTGATACCGATACCTGGAACATCAGCCCCGACGACATCGAAACCTACACCGTGCTGAAGGGCCCGGCCGCCGCCGCCCTCTACGGCAACCGCGCCCAAAATGGGGCCATCCTGATTACCACCAAGAAGGGCAACCAGAACAAGAAGGGCTTCACGGTGGAAGTGAACAGCAGCAACGTAATTAACAACAGCTTTCTGACGTTTCCGCGCCTGCAAAACTCGTATGGACCGGGCGAAAACACGTTCTACACCTTTGTGGATGGCAAGGGCGGCGCGCCGGGCGGTGTGGATGGCGACTACGACGTGTGGGGGCCGTATTTCAATGGGCAGCTGATTCCGCAGTACGACTCGCCGGTGGTGAACGGGGTGCGCCAGGGTACGCCCTGGCTGGCGCGCGGGGCCGATAACCTCAAGCACTTCCTGCGCACGGGTTTTCAGACCAATAACAACATCGCGCTGAGTGCCAGCGGGGACAACTACACCACGCGCTTCTCGGTGTCGCAGCAAAAGCAGAACAGCTACATCCCGAACAACTACCTCAACATCGTCAATTTCAACCTCTACGGCTCGTTCAACCCCAGCCCGCGGTTTAAGATTGAGGCAAATCTGGACTTCAACCGGCAGTTCACGGACAATATTCCCGACGTGGATTATGGCCCCAACAGCCTGCTCTACAACGTGGCCGTGTGGACTGGGGCCGACTGGGACGTGAACGCACCCGACATCAAGGGCATCTGGCAGCCGGGCAAGGTGGGAACGCAGTCGGTATTTGCCGAGTACCAGCGCTACCATAACCCCTGGCTGATGGTGGAGAAGTGGACCCGCGGCCACTATAAGAACGATACCTACGGCTACCTTACCGGCAACTACAAGATTGACGAGCACCTGAACCTGACACTGCGCACCCAAATCAGCACCTACAACCTGCTGCGCACCGAGAAGATGCCATTTTCGGCCCACCCCTACGGCCGCGAGGGCAACCTGGGCGACTACCGTGAGGACCGCCGCAACCTGTTCGACAACAACGCCGAAACCTTCCTGAGCTACAACTACCAGGTAGGCAGCTTCTTGAGCCTGAGCGGCTTAGTAGGGGCTAATGCGCGCAACATGACCTATAACTCGAACTGGACTTCGACCGACTACCTGAACGTGCCGGAAGTGTACTCGTTCAGCAACTCGCTCAACCCGGTGCAGTCTTCGAGCTTCAATTCGCAGATGCGGGTGCTGAGCGCCTACTACTCGCTGGATGCCTCGCTGGGCAAGTATGCCACCATCTCGGCCACGGGCCGCGTGGACCGGTCGTCGGCCTTCCAGGTGCCTACCACCTACTTCTACCCGAGCGTGTCGGTGGCGGCCGTGATTTCGGACTATGTTAAGCTGCCCACGGCCATTTCCTTCCTGAAGCTGCGCGGCTCCTACGCCAACGTGCGCGCCGATGCCACTTCGGCCACCATCGGGCCAGCCCCATTTAATTCCATCACGGCCTTTGGGGGCACCACCGGCAACTCGCTCTTTACCAACCCGCTCGGCTACGGCAATACCTATAATTCGCCCTACAACGGGCCGGACTACTCGCTCACTTCTTCCTATTCCGTCAGCAAGCCTTACAACAACCAGGCAGCCGGTTACGGCTCGGACAACCTCTTTGCGCAGAACCTGAAGACAACGACCCGCGTGAACTACGAGCAGGGCCTCGACGTCAAATTCCTGCAAAACCGCCTGGGCCTGAGCGCTACCGCCTTCCAGTACCTGGATGGCCCGCGCATCCTGCCCAATACCATCTCGACGGCCACCGGCTACACCACGGAGTACATCAACGCCCTGAAAACTAAGAAGACGGGCTACGAAGTGAGCCTGACCGGCACGCCGGTGCGCTCGCCCAGCGGCTTTAGCTGGGACGTGCTCGTGAACTACGCTACCTACAAGGAAGTGTACGACGAGCTGCCGGCCGGCCAGGATAGCTACCAGACTTTCTTCGCCAAGGGCGACCGCACCGATAAGTTCTACGGCACGGCCTTCGTGCGCGCCCCCGACGGGCAGATTGTGAACGACGCGGCCGGCAAGCCCCTCACCAACCCGGTGCTGCAAAACCTGGGCAACTTGAACAACAAATTTACCTGGAGCTTTTTCAACGACTTTCACTATAAGTCGGTGGGCCTGAACTTCCAGTTTGACGGCGCAGTGGGCGGCGTGACCACCGACTATATGTTTAATAAGACCATGCGCGGCGGCCGCAATGCCCTCACCGCTGAAGGCGCGCTGGGTGATGCCCGCTACCTGGACTGGCAGAACTACGGCGTAAAGAACTACACCGGCTCCTACGTGGGCGAGGGGGTAGTCATCAGCAACGGGGCCAGCATCAACTACGATTCCAAGACGGGGGCCATTCTAAATCCCGAAGCCTTGCAGTTTAGTCCCAACACGACCAGGGCGTTCGTGCAAGACTACGTGAGCAAGTACTACAACGTGCAGGAATCCAACCTGATGAGCAAGACCTTCGGCAAGCTGCGGCAGGTGATTGTCAGCTACGACCTGCCCGGCTCGCTGCTGGCCGGCACCTTCATCCAGAAGGTCTCGGTGTCGCTGATTGGGCGCAACCTGCTGTATTTCTACGGCGACAAGCGCTTCAAAGACGTGGACCTGGACCAGTACAACGGGGCCGTTGCGGTCACGGGCCTGCAATCGCCCACCGTGCGCAGCTACGGGCTCAACCTGAAAGCTACTTTTTAA
- a CDS encoding SusD/RagB family nutrient-binding outer membrane lipoprotein, with protein sequence MKNIFQTGGLLLTLALATTSCNKTLDELTVNENKPNAVPASLLFTGILNDAYEAPNGQYEAIDQYYLNNYDYYGNNRYDFGSGTTYYTTLKNVGLMEQQALAAGSPTVNPYEALGNFFRAYLFTRMSLEMGDIPESQALLGLDGLTPMYDLQKAVFVQSFKWLETANADLTTLLASGTTTINGDIYFGGDLSKWQKVVNTLRIRLLLELSKKNGDADLNVAGQFASIVGNPTKYPLMTSAADNMQYTYVAATNNFYPNNNRNFGQDGSRKNMAATYVGLLTQLNDPRVFATCEPARDLVDNQKQSPTAFSSFVGADPGLDLGVMYVDAGLQQYSFLNRKRYFSTLTGEPDIQIGYPELALNIAEGINRGWLAGGNAETYYAAGIQASMAFYGLPANGTYVAYFYRPGSTDVTVTANYDTYNIPVSYESYYAQTAVQYAGGSTGLTQILQQKYLALFRHSGLEAYYNYRRTGVPTFTTGPGTGNGGRIALRFKYPASERTANTDNYQAALTSQYGGNDDINGVMYLLK encoded by the coding sequence ATGAAAAATATCTTCCAAACCGGCGGGCTGCTCCTTACCCTCGCCCTGGCCACGACCAGCTGCAACAAGACCCTGGATGAGCTGACCGTCAACGAGAACAAACCCAACGCCGTGCCGGCCTCGCTGCTTTTTACCGGCATTCTTAATGATGCCTACGAGGCCCCCAACGGCCAGTACGAAGCCATTGACCAGTACTACCTCAATAACTACGACTACTACGGCAACAACCGCTACGACTTCGGCAGTGGCACTACGTACTACACCACCCTCAAGAACGTGGGCCTGATGGAGCAGCAGGCGCTGGCCGCCGGCTCGCCCACCGTGAACCCCTACGAGGCGCTGGGCAATTTCTTCCGGGCCTACCTCTTCACCCGCATGAGCCTGGAGATGGGCGATATTCCCGAGAGCCAGGCCCTGCTGGGCCTCGACGGCCTCACACCGATGTACGACCTGCAGAAGGCCGTATTCGTGCAGTCGTTTAAGTGGCTGGAAACCGCCAACGCCGACCTGACTACCCTGCTGGCCAGCGGCACGACCACTATTAATGGCGACATCTACTTTGGCGGCGACCTGAGCAAGTGGCAAAAGGTGGTGAACACGCTGCGCATCCGCCTGCTGCTGGAGCTGAGCAAGAAGAACGGCGACGCCGACCTGAATGTGGCCGGGCAGTTTGCCAGCATCGTGGGCAACCCCACCAAGTACCCGCTCATGACCAGCGCTGCCGATAATATGCAGTATACCTACGTGGCGGCGACCAACAACTTCTACCCCAACAACAACCGCAACTTCGGCCAGGACGGCTCGCGCAAAAACATGGCCGCTACCTACGTGGGCCTGCTCACGCAGCTGAACGACCCGCGCGTGTTTGCTACCTGTGAGCCCGCCCGCGATTTGGTAGACAATCAAAAGCAAAGCCCGACTGCCTTCTCGTCGTTCGTGGGGGCCGACCCCGGCCTCGACCTGGGCGTGATGTACGTGGATGCCGGCTTGCAGCAGTACTCGTTTCTGAACCGCAAGCGCTACTTCTCGACCCTCACCGGCGAGCCCGACATCCAGATTGGCTACCCCGAGCTGGCCCTCAACATCGCCGAGGGCATTAACCGCGGCTGGCTGGCCGGGGGCAATGCCGAAACCTATTATGCGGCGGGCATTCAGGCATCAATGGCCTTTTACGGTCTACCCGCCAATGGTACCTACGTGGCGTATTTCTATCGGCCAGGCTCGACGGACGTCACGGTGACCGCGAACTACGATACCTACAATATCCCGGTCAGTTACGAAAGCTACTACGCCCAAACGGCCGTGCAGTACGCCGGCGGTAGCACCGGCCTGACCCAGATTTTGCAGCAGAAATACCTGGCTTTGTTCCGCCACTCGGGCCTGGAGGCGTACTACAACTACCGCCGTACCGGCGTGCCCACCTTCACTACCGGCCCCGGCACCGGCAACGGCGGCCGCATCGCGTTGCGCTTCAAATATCCCGCCTCGGAGCGCACCGCTAATACGGATAACTATCAGGCGGCGCTGACCAGCCAGTATGGCGGCAATGATGACATTAACGGCGTGATGTATTTGCTGAAATAA
- a CDS encoding sulfatase-like hydrolase/transferase, with protein MRPLFLLLTLALAGRAAAQTTAHRTENVVLVTLDGMRWQEVFGGADTTLFRQSKYYYPNQAALRRTFGQGTAAERRQALMPFLWNTVVKQGQLYGDRPAGSLVNVTNTQWFSYPGYNEILTGAADNARIHSNDPLDNPNVTVLETLNQQPAFKGKVAAFGSWEAFPYILNEKRSGLPVNAGQRLAAGPGLTPGEQLLNQLEVGTPSPFGEERLDAFTYGYALEYLKRKHPRVLFVSFGDTDDWAHAGEYGAYLHAAHYTDEFLRQLWAYLQSDPQYRGKTTLLITTDHGRGAAADGQWKSHGQQTLDSDQIWLAALGPDTPATGLATSGQLYQNQVAATLAALLGERYAPTPATGQPIGAVLGAQ; from the coding sequence ATGCGTCCGCTTTTTCTCCTGCTTACCCTGGCTCTGGCCGGCCGCGCCGCCGCCCAAACTACTGCGCACCGCACCGAAAACGTGGTGCTCGTGACCCTTGACGGGATGCGCTGGCAAGAGGTATTTGGCGGGGCCGACACCACGCTGTTTCGCCAAAGCAAGTACTACTACCCCAACCAGGCGGCGCTGCGGCGCACGTTTGGGCAGGGCACGGCCGCGGAGCGCCGACAGGCGCTGATGCCTTTTTTGTGGAATACCGTGGTGAAGCAAGGGCAGCTTTACGGCGACCGGCCGGCCGGCAGCCTGGTGAACGTGACCAATACCCAGTGGTTTTCCTACCCCGGCTACAACGAAATCCTGACCGGGGCCGCCGACAACGCCCGCATCCACAGCAACGACCCGCTCGACAACCCCAACGTGACCGTGCTGGAAACCCTGAACCAGCAGCCCGCTTTCAAAGGCAAGGTGGCAGCGTTCGGGTCGTGGGAGGCTTTTCCGTACATTCTCAATGAGAAGCGCAGCGGCCTGCCCGTGAACGCGGGCCAGCGCCTAGCCGCCGGCCCCGGCCTTACGCCCGGCGAGCAGCTGCTCAATCAGCTGGAAGTAGGCACGCCCAGCCCCTTCGGCGAGGAGCGCCTCGATGCATTTACGTATGGCTACGCGCTGGAGTATTTGAAGAGAAAGCACCCGCGCGTACTTTTCGTCAGCTTCGGCGACACCGACGACTGGGCGCACGCCGGCGAGTACGGGGCCTACCTGCACGCGGCGCACTACACCGACGAATTTTTGCGCCAGCTCTGGGCCTATCTGCAAAGCGACCCGCAGTACCGGGGCAAGACGACCCTGCTCATCACCACCGACCACGGCCGCGGTGCCGCCGCCGACGGCCAGTGGAAAAGCCACGGCCAGCAAACTCTCGACTCCGACCAAATCTGGCTGGCGGCCCTGGGGCCCGATACGCCCGCTACCGGCCTGGCCACCAGCGGCCAGCTGTACCAAAACCAGGTGGCCGCCACCCTGGCCGCGCTGCTGGGCGAGCGCTACGCCCCCACGCCGGCCACCGGCCAGCCCATCGGGGCGGTGCTGGGCGCGCAGTAG
- a CDS encoding alkaline phosphatase family protein, with amino-acid sequence MKTCYLLLLSLLSAYPAAARPPVRKVVFLIADGIPADVLEAAPVPHIRQLITGGAYLKAHVGGEVGTYTETPTISAPGYNDLLTGTWGYKHNVWGNAIKAPNYHYPTIFRVLKEQQPARKIAIFSTWTDNRTKLVGEGLPAVGNLHFDYKADGYELDTVAYPHDKGSRYTHVIDDKVVAEAARCLRQNGPDLSWVYLEHTDDMGHRHGDSPELRAAVGYLDTQIGELQAALAYRRQHFGEDWLLVLTTDHGRDAATGRNHGGQSARERATWLVLSDKNVNAYARREPVAIVDILPTIARFMQVSLPPTMQRELDGVPLLGPVSVAAPRVAAGPDSLRISWEALAAKPEQVRVWATPTNNFKTGGSDDYVLLGTVPTARQRLAISRLAYPAAFYKIVVEGQHNTVNAWLMPAGPPTPGGTD; translated from the coding sequence ATGAAAACCTGCTACCTCCTGCTGCTGAGTTTGCTGAGCGCTTACCCGGCGGCGGCCCGGCCGCCCGTGCGCAAGGTCGTGTTCCTCATCGCCGACGGCATTCCGGCCGATGTGCTGGAAGCGGCCCCGGTGCCGCACATCCGGCAGCTCATCACGGGCGGGGCTTATCTGAAAGCCCACGTGGGCGGCGAGGTGGGCACGTATACCGAGACGCCCACTATCTCGGCCCCCGGCTACAACGACCTGCTCACCGGCACCTGGGGCTACAAGCACAACGTGTGGGGCAACGCCATTAAAGCGCCCAACTATCACTACCCTACCATTTTTCGGGTGCTGAAAGAGCAGCAGCCGGCGCGCAAAATCGCCATCTTCTCGACCTGGACCGATAACCGCACCAAGCTGGTGGGCGAGGGCCTGCCGGCGGTCGGCAACCTGCATTTCGATTACAAAGCCGATGGCTACGAACTAGATACCGTAGCCTACCCCCACGATAAAGGCAGCCGCTATACCCACGTCATTGACGATAAAGTGGTGGCCGAAGCCGCCCGGTGCCTGCGCCAAAACGGCCCCGACCTGTCGTGGGTATACCTGGAGCACACCGACGACATGGGCCACCGCCACGGCGACAGCCCCGAACTGCGCGCCGCCGTAGGCTACCTCGACACCCAAATCGGCGAGCTGCAAGCGGCCCTGGCCTACCGCCGCCAGCACTTCGGCGAAGACTGGCTGCTGGTGCTCACCACCGACCACGGCCGCGACGCGGCCACCGGCCGCAACCACGGCGGGCAGTCGGCCCGCGAGCGCGCTACCTGGCTAGTGCTCAGCGATAAGAACGTGAACGCCTACGCCCGTCGCGAGCCGGTCGCCATCGTAGATATTTTGCCTACCATCGCCCGGTTTATGCAAGTGTCCCTACCCCCCACTATGCAGCGCGAGCTGGACGGCGTGCCGCTGCTCGGCCCCGTGTCGGTGGCCGCGCCGCGGGTGGCGGCTGGCCCCGATAGCCTGCGCATCAGCTGGGAGGCCTTGGCCGCGAAGCCCGAACAAGTGCGGGTGTGGGCCACACCGACCAACAACTTCAAAACCGGGGGCTCCGACGACTACGTGCTGCTGGGCACCGTGCCGACGGCCCGGCAGCGCCTGGCCATCAGCCGGTTGGCCTACCCCGCCGCCTTTTATAAAATCGTGGTCGAGGGCCAGCACAACACCGTGAATGCCTGGCTGATGCCCGCCGGGCCACCCACACCCGGCGGCACCGACTAG
- a CDS encoding HAD family hydrolase, giving the protein MPLPQLLVLDMAGTTVRDQHEVEACFAEAAAATGLPATSARILAVQGLAKRFVFETLWREQLGADAPAAELAARVDHSYQVFREVLETHYRTAEVVPTAGCLELFAFLKSQGIRLALTTGFYREVTDLILRRLGWHVGLNAQHRGSAQSVIDLSIASDEVAEGRPAPLMIQQAMQTFGITDPRQVWNVGDTPSDLESGRRAGCARSLGVVNGTHSHAQLAACPNDGLLASLAELQQQLQAELVPA; this is encoded by the coding sequence ATGCCCCTTCCCCAACTTCTCGTACTCGATATGGCGGGTACCACCGTGCGCGACCAGCACGAAGTAGAAGCCTGCTTTGCCGAAGCCGCCGCCGCTACCGGCCTGCCTGCTACGTCCGCCCGCATCCTGGCCGTGCAGGGCCTGGCCAAGCGCTTCGTGTTTGAAACGCTTTGGCGCGAGCAGCTCGGGGCCGATGCTCCCGCCGCCGAGCTGGCGGCCCGCGTGGACCACTCGTACCAGGTGTTTCGGGAGGTGCTGGAAACCCACTACCGCACCGCCGAAGTCGTGCCCACGGCGGGCTGCCTGGAGCTGTTCGCCTTTCTCAAAAGCCAAGGTATTCGCCTGGCCCTCACCACCGGCTTCTACCGCGAGGTGACGGACCTGATTCTGCGCCGCCTGGGTTGGCACGTGGGCCTCAACGCCCAGCACCGGGGTAGCGCGCAGTCCGTCATTGACTTATCTATCGCCAGCGATGAAGTAGCCGAGGGCCGCCCCGCCCCGCTCATGATTCAGCAGGCAATGCAGACCTTCGGCATCACCGACCCGCGCCAGGTCTGGAACGTGGGCGACACGCCCTCTGACCTAGAGTCGGGCCGCCGCGCCGGCTGCGCCCGCAGCCTGGGCGTGGTCAACGGCACCCATTCCCACGCGCAGCTGGCCGCCTGCCCTAACGATGGCCTGCTGGCTTCGCTGGCCGAGTTGCAACAGCAGCTGCAAGCCGAGCTGGTGCCGGCCTAG
- a CDS encoding helix-turn-helix domain-containing protein, giving the protein MKHDKLSLIGLRILEMRKAKKMSLRELAKRSGLSAGLLSKIENFRTVPSLSVLIEIANSLEVDVSTLVKNINGDVAAPYLLVRAHAGRPEKRDDSKGLLYHYLLSQDLAGYSLRVNEVIISPDTYRKPLSTNALELVHVLEGTVRYGFKDEEVSLEPGDTLYFDGILAHSVRNDTPQRARLFKVYLLRHTD; this is encoded by the coding sequence ATGAAGCACGACAAGCTGAGTTTAATCGGCCTGCGCATCCTGGAAATGCGCAAAGCCAAGAAGATGAGCCTGCGCGAGCTGGCCAAGCGCAGTGGCCTTTCGGCGGGCCTGCTCTCCAAAATCGAGAATTTTCGCACCGTGCCTTCCCTTTCCGTACTGATTGAAATTGCTAACTCGCTAGAGGTGGATGTTTCGACGCTGGTGAAGAATATCAACGGCGACGTAGCCGCGCCCTACCTGCTGGTGCGCGCCCATGCGGGCCGCCCCGAAAAGCGCGACGACTCCAAGGGCCTGCTCTACCACTACCTGCTCTCGCAGGACCTGGCCGGCTACAGCCTGCGCGTGAACGAGGTCATCATCAGCCCCGATACCTATCGCAAACCCCTTTCCACCAATGCCTTGGAGCTGGTGCACGTGCTGGAAGGCACGGTGCGCTACGGCTTCAAAGATGAAGAAGTGAGCCTGGAACCTGGTGATACGCTGTACTTCGACGGCATTCTGGCGCACTCGGTGCGCAACGATACGCCGCAGCGCGCCCGGCTCTTCAAGGTGTATTTGCTGCGCCACACCGACTAG